One genomic window of Moorella glycerini includes the following:
- the rnpA gene encoding ribonuclease P protein component produces the protein MLTAGRRIVKAKDFRRVYRQGRKVSGKMLKLYYRPNNYGLTRFGFSISKKVGKAVKRNLLKRRLREICRKHITSFQPGWDVVLVARESAGQSNFNELEQEVLNLGRWGKILVKKESGGPGD, from the coding sequence TTGTTAACTGCAGGGCGGCGTATTGTCAAAGCCAAGGATTTCCGCCGGGTTTACCGCCAGGGCCGCAAAGTAAGCGGCAAAATGTTAAAACTATATTATAGGCCCAATAACTATGGCCTTACCCGTTTTGGTTTTTCCATTTCCAAAAAAGTAGGCAAAGCTGTAAAGCGCAATTTATTAAAGCGCCGCCTGCGGGAAATCTGTCGTAAACATATAACTTCTTTCCAGCCGGGTTGGGATGTGGTGCTGGTAGCCAGGGAGAGTGCGGGGCAAAGTAATTTTAATGAACTGGAGCAAGAAGTATTAAATTTAGGGCGCTGGGGGAAAATTTTGGTTAAAAAGGAAAGCGGTGGCCCGGGTGATTAA
- the rpmH gene encoding 50S ribosomal protein L34 — MKRTYQPKKRRHQRVHGFLKRMRTRAGQEVIKRRRRKGRKRLSA, encoded by the coding sequence TTGAAAAGGACTTATCAACCCAAAAAGAGACGCCATCAGAGGGTTCATGGTTTTTTAAAGCGGATGCGCACGCGAGCCGGCCAGGAAGTCATCAAGCGGCGGCGCCGGAAAGGTCGTAAACGCCTGTCTGCTTAA